A window from Rhizosphaericola mali encodes these proteins:
- a CDS encoding phosphoribosylanthranilate isomerase, which produces MRIKVCGLTDVNQVAQLDEMGMQFGGFIFYPRSPRYVFNSLSAQQIKKIKGKINKVGVFVNAPQEEVLKTIDDCGLYVAQLHGDETPKYCERISEYITVVKAFQVSSPEEIEWRIHEYQDVADMFLFDTPGLGYGGTGKKFDWKGLKNLNIGKPFFLSGGIGPEDHEQVKEFMEFPIAKDLFSLDINSRFEVEPGVKDLEKIKTFANHLNSK; this is translated from the coding sequence ATGCGCATTAAGGTTTGTGGTTTGACGGATGTGAATCAAGTAGCTCAATTGGATGAAATGGGAATGCAATTTGGTGGTTTTATATTTTATCCGAGATCGCCGAGGTATGTTTTCAATTCACTTTCAGCACAACAAATCAAAAAAATAAAAGGTAAAATAAATAAAGTTGGAGTATTTGTTAATGCACCACAAGAGGAAGTACTCAAAACGATCGATGATTGTGGTTTGTATGTGGCGCAATTGCATGGAGACGAAACACCTAAATATTGCGAACGAATTTCGGAATACATTACAGTCGTAAAAGCATTTCAAGTAAGTTCGCCAGAAGAAATTGAATGGCGAATACATGAATATCAAGATGTCGCTGATATGTTTTTGTTCGATACTCCAGGATTGGGATATGGAGGCACTGGAAAGAAATTTGATTGGAAAGGCTTAAAAAATTTAAATATAGGAAAACCATTTTTTCTTAGTGGAGGTATCGGTCCGGAAGATCATGAGCAAGTGAAAGAATTTATGGAATTTCCAATAGCAAAAGATTTATTTTCGTTAGATATTAATAGTCGTTTCGAAGTTGAACCAGGCGTAAAAGATTTGGAAAAAATTAAAACATTTGCTAACCATTTAAATTCTAAATAA